The genomic interval ATGTAGGTCATCTCGTTCCCTGGAGGCATCTCGGAAGCTAAACGCAATACTCAGATCGGTATCAATCTCAGTGACCCGGTATTCCGAGGCAAATATCATGGAAAGAACGCCCATGAAGATGACTTGAGCGACGTGATCCAACGCGCTCGTGATGTGGGCTGCGCGAAGTTCATGGTGACCGGGTCTGACCTAGTCGAGTCGAAGCATGCCATTGACATTGCCAGCAAATACCGTAAGCCAACCATCTTCATGCCTGTTGGAGTGTGATTTTAACTAACCACCTTCCAGCCGGCTTCTGCTACGCAACCGTCGGCGTTCACCCCTGCCAAGCAAAGCATTTCGACAAGCATCCGGGCGGCGCAACCAAAATGCTAGAGGAGTTGCGCACCCTAGCGATCTCATCAAGAGATTCCGGACGAGCAGTAGCATTCGGTGAAATTGGTCTCGACTACGATCGACTATTCCTCAGCCCGATGGAGCCGCAACTCAAATATTTCGAGGCCCAATTAGACCTAGCGGTCGAGCTTCAAATGCCGTTGTTCCTCCATTCCCGAGCTGCCAGCGAAGACTTTGAACGACTTCTTGCGCCCAGACTGGCGAAGCTTCCTAAGAGGGGACTTGTGCACAGCTTCACGGGGACattggaggagatgcagcgGATGGTGGACCTGGGTCTGGACGTTGGGATTAACGGGTGTAGCATGAAGACTGAAGAGAATCTGGAGGTTGTGAAAGCCGTCCCGTTAGACCGGCTGCAGATTGAGACTGATGGGCCCTGGGTATGTactcctctttcttctgctaTTAACCCCCCATTGACGGTATCCGCCAGTGTGAGATCCGGCCGTCGCACGCCTCGGCGAAGTTCCTGGACGGGGCTCCGGAAATGCCCAAATCCGTTAAGAAGGAGAAGTGGCAGAAGGGCTGTATGGTGAAAGGACGGAATGAACCTGTGGCCATTGCGCGTGTTGCGCATGTCATTGCCAAGGTGAAGGGCGTCACTGTGGAAGAAGTGTGCGAAGCGTAAGACTTTACTGGCACCTAGCCCTCAAACTCTTACTAAAATATTGTCTCTAGGGCCTGGAATAACTCCATTCGAATGTTTGGACTCGGTGAGGAGGCTTCATAGTGGCTCCTAATTGTTCGCACCGGTCACATTTGCCCCGAATTCCCACCCCAGGTATCTCGGCGGTTCATTCGAAGCGTTTGCATATCAAACATTCCTATCATTGAAATGATTAGCATAGATAGCTAGATGATCGACTCTATGTCCTTGGATACCTCTCTGTTGCTCGTGTGTGGATGCAAGGAGATGGAATCTGGGTGATGGCTTTATGCCACACACATCCCTTTCAGACAGAGACTTCAAGATTTGCAAAGTCGGATTTCCCTTTTCTACATATGTCTAGTATCTGTAAATGCTACAAGTCTATAGTATACACCAGTATATATATGCGATATAACTATTCGCACAGCATCTGATCACCCTCAAACCTCTGTATCTCATCCTGCTGGCCCAGCCATAGAACAACCCCTTCCTGTCTCCCTCCACCATCGTGCGAAAGAAGCATCTCATCGTCACTGGAGAGAGATGAACGTGGCAAACCGGTATCGGGGAAGGTGGGCCGCGTCGACTCGCCGATGTCCACAAAACTTGACTCGCTGCTCGTTTGCTCTAGTAGCAGACTGTCTGAATTTTTGGATATGTCTACCTCAAACAATTCTGAgaagtcatcatcgtcttcgtcgaaCTCCATGGAATCAGTATCCTCGAAATAATCTGGCTCTGAAGCTCGGTTCTCAAGCTGCTTTTCCTGTTCAAAGAGAAGTGGAAGGTCCTCGGACTCTTCTGCTGCCGGCTTTTCTTCTGGTTCAGGGTGCATTTCAAAAAAGGGAGTTGGTTTTCTCGATTTTGGAGGCTTGTAGAGCTTTTGCTGGGCGATACGCCAGAGTGAAGTTGAGATTGCGGATTTTAGATCTGATATATTGGATTGTGTTGGAATAATGTTTTTGTCAGGTTTTGAAGTTGTTCGTAACAGGGCCGACACTGTATTTTGGATAGTGGGGTTCTGGCTGCCCGCAAGCATGGAAGATAGAGCTTTGGTGAGGGTAGGTAGTGATGCCGCTCGCTGGTTGATTGCCTGTTTGACTATGAGATGCTTGTGTTTGTGTTGAATcgagagaaagaagctcACCTCACGGTATCCCCGGTTGAAGACTGCAGGTGCTATCTCTGATAGGGTATGCAAGGGTTCTTGTCCAGGCACTAACACTTGAGGGTCTTTGATGGATCCCGACAGAATTAGTCTCTGGAGCCCGAAATCGAATAAACGGAGGAGATCTTGAGATATTCGGACGGTGGTATAGTCGGTTCGCAGGCTGCAGCTTGTCTGCGAAAAAGAGGAATGGCTGGATTGGGTCGACAATGGGCTGTCCATGGCGTATCCAGACGTGGAAGGACTTTGTGGCTCGGAAGGAAAATTGGTATCTGGATGGTAGGGGTATTGGGGAAATCGTGCTGGAATCAAGGAATAAAATTGCGTCTGAACCCCAGCTGCGAAGGTATATTGCCATTCTTGTCGAGGCGAATGCTGGGCGCAGTAACTGTACTCCAGGAAGATGTCGACTGAAGTCAAGTACACCGTACGAACGCCTGCCGGGGGGTGGGAATCAACGGGATTCTGTATTGAATTGGGCAAGCCCCAGCGTTTCTTCAAAGGAAAggtctcgttcttcttgcACAAACCAAAAACAAGGCATTGGTCCCCGTATTTATCCAGATCCGTGGGAGAAGTGCCGCCCTGGAGCATCGCGGTGTATCCGAGACTCGACCAAATCTTTGCAATTGCGCAGGATCAGCAAGCGACTCAAATAATAACACATTCCTTCTCATACCTTCGACCCACAAAGCTTGTCCCTCAACAGTGAGATCAACCCAAAGGCAGCGCCTTCAAGAACTGGGTCGGCGCTAATGTGACAGAAAAACTCCAGCTGTGGGCCTGGCAGTACCCAAACAGCATCAGAGGCTGGCCATTGATTCATGTCGAAAGGGATGTCTGAGCTTCGATGGGTTGGTGGTAACCGGAACTGGGCCGAGGCTGCCAGATGGAGACGTAGGGTAGAGTCGATCGTGCAGAAGAGGGTGCGACCCAAGTCGACGGTGTGAGCCATCCTGGAGGGCTTTCATTGTCATTCAGCTCATGGGTAAATTAGGGGTTTAGAGGAATTGGGCACGTTGAAGGGTTGACAGAGGATGGGGTCAGGTGGCATCACCTGGTCTGTCATTCACCCGATAGAGAATGGGTATACAATCACTGAAATACCGGTTTACACTCATCGGATACGACTTTGGCTTGGTAATTATAGATCGGAAATTATGTATGTTTGGACTATGAATATATTCTTGAGATGATGTTTCTGAAGGGATCTAGATCGGATTGGGTGATGTTGTATGTGCTTTCTCCATGGGGGTCCATCAAGCAAACAATAAATGGTCTACTTGCAGAATTCCAGTTGAACATGATAAGAAAGACTTAACGGAACCGAAAGATATGCTGTACAACTACAAAATATCGCCCCATCGGCACCAACACGATGCCCAACACACTTGAATCGAACAAAGCGCTTATCAGATAAGCCCCGTCACGTGCAGCCCCAGACCATATCAGCCAGCCAAACCGCAACCCGTGGAATGCCAactctctcactctctcttGATCGCCACGGTCAGCGATGCCCGGGGATGACACGCAAGAGCGTTCTGTGTCTGCGCCCCAGAGCCCGGACGCGCTGGAGGCTCAGTCCTTGCTCTCCGACGACGTAGAACCCAGTCCGCCTTCCAACCCCCCACGCCTCCCGTCCCATGGCATGCGCCAGTCCTCCATTGCTCAACCGACGACAGACGGGCAGCCTCGCACACCTCGGACCCTGAACCACGTCCGGTTTGACATCGATGACGAGTCGGCAGCCGCAGGGGACGATCAATATTCGAACGGCCGTGCTCACAGCCCGGATGATGAGCTCTGGCTAGATGACGAGGACTATGAGCTACGAGACCAGGGCGCGCGAGGCGCGCGACACACGGGACAGACAGTTCCTCTTCTTACGGACATCGAGGCTCCTAGTGTGACCCTCGCCACCTCAGAGGACTTCTTCCCCGAAGACCACCTCGAGAATGCCCGTCCGCGAAGCGGAATGAAGATGGCGTTTATGAACATGGCCAACAGCATCATCGGGGCTGGGATCATTGGCCAGCCGTATGCGCTCCGGCAGGCGggcatggtgatggggatCGTGTTGCTCACCGCATTGACCGTCACGGTCGACTGGACGGTCCGCTTGATTGTGGTCAACTCCAAGCTCAGCGGAGCGGATTCTTTCCAGGCGACTATGCAATACTGCTTCGGGAAAAGCGGTCTGATTGCCATCTCTGTGGCACAGTGGGCCTTTGCTTTTGGCGGAATGGTTGCCTTTTGTATCATCGTCGGCGATACCATCCCCCATGTAATGAGCGCGTTGTTCCCGTCTCTGCGAGAGATGTCCGTCCTCTGGCTTCTCACGGATCGACGGGCTGTAATTGTCTTGTTTGTTTTGGGTATCTCGTACCCATTGTCTCTTTATCGGGACATTGCCAAGGTGAGGCCTCTCGCCCGTTCTCGATATGCCTCAAAGCTGACATACGGGTAGTTGGCAAAAGCATCTGCGCTGGCGCTGGTTAGCATGAGCGTCATTGTTGTCACGGTCATCACGCAGGGATTCCGCGTGCCCCCTGATTCTCGtggagaaatcaaaagcCATCTCATCATTAATTCGGGTTTCTTCCAAGCGGTGGGAGTGATTTCTTTCGGTATGCCATCCTTCCCCTACTCAGGATTGAAATGATTGCTAACAAGTCGAAGCGTTTGTCTGCCGTATGTTACTGCTTCCTCGCTAATAGGTCTTCAAAACTAACACACCCAAAAGATCACAATAGCCTTTTGATCTATGGATCCTTGAAACGGCCGACACTTGACCGCTTTACTACGGTCACCCATTACTCCACTGGAGTCTCGCTGATAATGTGCCTTGCCATGGGCATCGCGGGGTTTCTATCCTTCGGATCGAAAACTCAAGGCAACGTATTGAACAACTTCCCATCTAACAACATCCTGGTCAACATTGCCCGATTGTAAGAAACATGTTCCTTCCATTTATCATTTGCACTGACTCACTGACTCAACTTGACCAGCTGCTTCGGCTTAAACATGCTCACCACCCTACCACTCGAGGCATTCGTCTGCCGATCCGTCATGACAACCTATTATTTCCCCGACGAGCCCTTCAACATGAACCGCCACATCATCTTCACTACGGCACTGGTCGTCTCATCCGTGATCCTCGCCCTGATAACGTGCGACCTGGGCAGCGTCTTCGAGCTGATCGGCGCAACCagcgcggcggcgctggcatACATCTTCCCTCCGCTCTGCTATATCAAACTGAGCAGCACCAGCCGGCGGGCTAAGATCCCCGCATATGCGTGCGTTGCTTTTGGGTTAATTGTGATGGGCGTTAGCGTCGTACAGGCTGTTGCGAAGATTATCAGTAGTATGCCATTTCCCGTGGTTCCCGCCGTTTCTATCAGCACTTGCTAATTTGACTGATTATTGCAGATAAAGGAGGCGCCGAGACGTGTAGTACTTGAGAGTGAATTGCATTGTTACCAGCTATAGATTATACGGTGTGTTGAGCATCCTGTACATATTTGCTCGGTAAATAGGTATGGAATCAATTCAGAGCTTGATATTCAATCTATTCGGATGGTGGAACACATTTCCAGTGGTGTTTGTCTCCCAGGCTGCCGGGGTTGCCAGCCTGCAATACCTACAAAGACCCCCACACCTTCCCTGTTTGTAccttcgtcctcttccacATCTCGCTTTCTCGCCCCTTCCCACAATCCTTTCACCTTCCCCTTCGTTTACATCCAATCCACCTCTactcttctcttcttgaCATCTCCAGACCATACAAGAGACCCCCCCAGCGACCCATCTCGATGGATCCTGAGGCGAGCGAAAGGCTTCGCAGGCTACAGCTGGTAAGTCAACCCAATGCATCCCCGTCCTGTTCTTGAGTCACTGAATGCTCACCCGACAACTCACCAGGCTGACCTGGGCACTGCGAGACGAGAAAGGATCTCCACAGCGCAAGATCCTCGCAAGCAGGTCCCGGTCCATCTCGCCTACATCGAAGCAACCAGGGAGTCGAACATCACTGGGACCAAGGCTCAGCGTCTTGCTGAGGAGAACAAGGGACAGCTTGAGGAATGGAAAAGTAAGCCACCGCCCATATATCTCCCCTAGTATCTTGCATACACCGCGATCTGCCGCCAACTATCTCTCCATCCTTTCTATCAGAAGGGCTTCAGACACCCTCCGTTCTCACTCACTTGGCTAATCAATCTCACAACAGACTTGCACAAGACCGTCAATGACACTGGGGACGTGGAAGATCTGAATGACATACTGCAAGGTCAGAGCCATCGCGCTCACTTGTCTGCCAGCTATGAGTTTCTTCACACTGATCGTCGTGGCCATCACCCGATGCCTGCGCCGTCTGTCGGTCGTGGAGGCGGTGTCATTGGTactcgaggacgaggagttcTCCATGGGTAAGAAACCTTTAGGGCAGCTTATGTTGGTTCCTTATCTCCAGACTAACGCGGAACAAGATCTCCCAGGGCCTCCTACCATGGAGCTGCCTCCAAACCACATCCACGAGCCTCCTATGCCTCAGCTACATCGGTCCATTTGGACCCTGCTCTTGACACCAACAACGGTGTTGCTGCTAGCCCTTATCGCGGTAAGGGGTCTTTCAGAGGAAATGGCGGCAAAGAACGAGGTCATGGTAAGTGACCCCGAGATCACAGGACGACACAGCACTGACACATTCCCTCAGAGGGCAGAAGGCCAGTTCCAGTCCCAGCCCTTCGACCCACCCGACCTGCGTATGTACTTCATGTTCCTCAAGCTCACCCTCCCATGCTAACCTTACCCTCACAGTACGGACTATTCTCGATACGTCAGTACCCCCCAGGCATTCTTGGACTCGATTCATAGCCCGGCGCAGCCTCCCAACCTCTCTCCTGCAACCACCAACTCTCCAACTCAGAGGTCTGCATCCGTTGCCATCGCTCCGGAGGCGAAACGTCCCCCTCCTTCGTTTAGGCCTGAAATCTCCATTCCGGTCACCGTGCCTGTGAACCCCAAGGCCAAAGTTCCCAAGGCTCTGGCTGCTACGACTGCACCGTCTGCTGTTCCAGCAAACGCAACGCAGCTTTTTTCCATCACAGTTCCCTCATACCCCAAGACTGCGGAAGCCCGTGCTACAGTTCATCTCCCTGATATGGCTACTGCTACAGCTACCACACGATCTACACCACCATCTGTACCAGTTGAGAAGGAAGTGTTTCCTGCGAAGCAGAACACACAGATGAAATACCCGGTCGAACTTTTGCTCGCTATGCAAGCCAAGGCTGAATGGCGTCGGCAGGAGGCTCTGAAGGCGACAAACCCGGAGGACCAGAGCAAAGATGCAATGCAGCACTTCATTGACGGGCCTTTCCAGGGCAAAAAGGCTACGTCCGAGTACCAAGCAACTCAGGGTCGAAAGGCCGAACAGCAGGAGAAAGCTCGGGCTGCCGAAGATCAAAAGGCTGCCTTGTCTGCCAAAGAACAAGCTTCTCGCACGAGTGTGGACGTATTGCAGCGACAGGTTGCATTACTCGCAAGAGCTGGAGCCGCTCAGGCGCCAATGACTGCTTCTCGTGCTGGAAGGGCACAACGGTCTGATTCTGAAGCTACCTCGATGGATACCTCGGAAAGTGTCATTTCATACCCCAAGCCTATGCTttccgaggaagacaatTTCCCTCTGCCTGGCTCGAGCGGACATCTTGTCGATGTTGAAGTAGAATCAATGCCCCAAAGTGGATTGACAGAGCATGTTCTCAGCCCTGCGCTGGTGGACCTGACCGGGCTTGATTTCTCCACAGCCAGACTTCATGACACAGTGGAGAAGGAACCATCCATTCCTGCAACGCCTTCCGTCTCTAGTGAAGATACTGAGCAGCAACGTCTTTCTGAAAGCGTCCCAGATATCGAAAAAATGCTCGATCCGAGGTTGGTTGCGATGTCGAAACTGGTTGACGAGTTCCTGAAACAAATGAATGATTACAGAAGAGAATTTGAAACGCATGTCACAAAGGCTCTCAGCTCACCTGGGAGGTCCCACTCTACATCGCAGCAAATCATCGCGACACCTGAGGGATCCTCTCCTGTGATCATGCACACCTCGCCGGGCAGTCCAGTTCAAGCTCCAACAACGCCCATCATGACCAGGGCCGACGAGATCACGGAAATGCAGAAATGGCTTTCTCAATCCGGTGCTATTTCCAGAGATGCAGCAATAAATCATCCATCGTTCTCGCGGTATCGATCTCCGGTGCGTATTCCATCTTCCGGAACAGACTCACCTCCCGAGGCACAGGAGTTACCCGGTACTCCTTCCAAAACTGCTTTCTCCGCGAACATACCAACCTTTGACACGCTCCGAGTATCTGAATCGCCTGATCGTGCACCTCATACTTTTGACCCGGTGAAGAAGCCCGAGCCTGCGGTGAAAGAGTCTACGGTGAAAGGACCCCCGGTCTCGGAGACTTTGCCGCCTGTTACGAGCCCAAAGATCAAGTCCCCCGGTGTTCAAACCAAGAAACAAGTTAGTTGGTTGAACAAATCCATCTACGCAGCTCCTGGCGTTCCCCTGTACACCGGTCCGCCTCTGTACACTGCCGTCAATCAGCCAATCGATCAGCCACTTGGCAAGGTGACTGAATTCGGGAAGACCAAGGTCCTCGGCGTTGCTCCGTTTAATCCTTCTGCACGTGTCGCATCACTGTCACAGCGCTCCCACAATATTCCTGCTCGAGATCTTCCAATGCCAGATGCTCCTGAGCAGGCTGAGCTCCACCAGCTAACGTCTGCATCCTCGGGTGAACCATACCAGTCGAAGTCGAGCTTGCCTACTGTTCTTGGCCCGAAGCCCTTCACAATTCCTCGTATCAAGGAGTCGAAGATCGGTCTGTCGCGCCTTTTCCAGTGATGGTGGTTTTTTTCTCTCGccctctttctttgcctccCGCTTTGCGAAAGcttgtttgtttgtttcaAAGTAGTGTGAATACCTCTCAATGAATGAAGAATGTTAGAGTACTGTCAAAAtcttctttccatctctAAAAACAGCCTTCTTAGGTCTGTCCAGCGCTCATCTATAGGGAGAGGTACCCATTATCAACGCAACGGGAGCGAGTCACTCTGTATTGCATGTGGAAATCGCTCTCTCAACATCGCACCCTTTTTGGTTACCTCATATCCAACTCACACTGTAATTCACCTTTCCGTTTGCCTTATTTTCCTGTAGCCACATCACCCTTAACGCTGTTTTATGTCTCCTGTTTACTGATAGATGGACATCACGTGCCGTCCAGCAGCATCACAGATCCACTATGGATTTCACCGGCCACATCTCACGTTGTCCAGAACCCACCGCGGAGTAATATCCAAATATCCTTCTCGCGGCCGAAGATCATTTTGTTGATCGATCTCCAGTCCCCATGGCCCCCGCCAATGGCCCCGAGCGGGTCGCCAGCATCATGCTATCGTGGCACTCGCTCGACCTCGTCTCATGCACCACCCTACAGACCCTATGGGCTGGTTACGGGCAGATCTGCGCCATTACCGCGCGAGCTCTCACCAACGAAGCAGCGAAGCATCTCAGCGTGCTTTGCGATGTAGAACCAGGAGTCGCCGGGGCCACATACCCTCTCATCCTCAAGCTTATCTCACCTCCCAGGCAAAGCGGCAGcgctgaggatgaggatgagattgaggatgagggcCACCTGCGAAAAATGCTGAGCTACGAGGTAGAGCAGTACTTCTACAGCGATGTGGTCCCGCGCCTGGGCGACAAGGTCGCCGTTGCTAAATGCCTTGCCTCGACGCGAGGCCTGCGCGGCGAGCAGGAGGGCGCGGAGGAACTCCGCGGTCTGATGGCGACGATCATGGTTGATCTGCGTGTGAAGTTTCCAGTCGCAGGCGAAAAGAAGAGTGTGCTGAACAGCACACAGGTGTGTGGGGCGCTGGATTGGTTGGCTGGTTTCCACGGCCGCTCGTGGGGTCTACTGCCCCCAGATAGTCTGGAGGAATATGTCTTGCCGCCGCTTGAAGAGACTGCTAGAAGACAACGCGCAGGCAGGGGGGATACTATCATTGGGAGTCGACTGTGGCTTAACGGGGGATACACGTACCTCACGACGCGACGTACAGAGTACGCTTCTCTAGCTCAGGATACCTGCTCCGAGTGGTGCGAAGCCCTGTGCAGTCCAGCTTCAGAAGgttcctgctcgtcctcaCTATCCATCGCCGAGATGGCTGCATTGTTCTTGACACCCCGGGGGAGACCCATTGAGTCGTACATCCACGGCGACGTCAAGTCCGAGAATCTCTTCACGACAACGAACGGAGAACAGGTCGCGTTCTTCGACTTCCAGTACGTAGGCCTCGGTCTTGGAGTCTGCGACCTCGCCAAACTGTTTACATGCTCGGTACCTCTGCATATGCTTGTTGACGATGCTGGGCATGACCATGAGCCTTTACCCGAGAAGCTGACGATGCgtgagggagagaaaagactTCTAACGCGATACCACATACATCTCCTCCGGAATCAAGATGGAGGCATTTCGTATGAATGGGATACGTTCAGGCGGCATTGGGAAACGGCACTCGTAGACTGGTGTCGATTCCAGGCTTCTTGGGGCTTCTGGGGCAATACGGAGTGGCTTGGGGCTCGGGTGAGATCTATCCTGAGTGACCAGGGGTGGAGGGACTGGCTGCAGCAGAATATCGGCAGCCGGGATGGTTGATGTCGAACTGCTCTTGATTCTCATTTACCGTTATAGATTCCCATCATAGATCCTTACCATAGATCCCCGGTCCCAGCAAAGCAGTTGGGGTTTCCGGGGCGGCGTGGGAAGAGTGACAACGGATGCTGGGCCAGTAACTTGACCACGGCCGGGGCAGTCATTTATCCATCATACTGTACTACTACGAATACTACCACTAATCTCAATCACCTATTAGATAGAGTTCGAACCACCAGCAAGCCATTCATGTTCACTATGTGATCGAACGAACACCCGCTCTAGAAATGCAGATAACTTCAATTCACACTTACAAGTCCGGCTCCGAGTCAACGAGAATAATGGGATGATTGATGATGGAATTTCTAAATCCGGCGTTCTCGTCACACGATGAGAATCCTAAGCCTAATCCTAAGTACATACTGGCCTTTGACTAAGTGTCAAAGTAACAATTATGTGGAGTAACGAGACAAAAAGAACACGCAAAACTCAGGATcagggaggaaggaagaaagaaagaaagaaagaaagaaagaaagaaagaaagaaaacaaactAGTTGATGCGAATCCGTTCACTTCCCAGACTCCATAACgccctttctttcccctgCTACCATGGTAAGATAATAACCGTGAGAATAACTGACGCT from Penicillium psychrofluorescens genome assembly, chromosome: 5 carries:
- a CDS encoding uncharacterized protein (ID:PFLUO_008152-T1.cds;~source:funannotate), producing MHPEPEEKPAAEESEDLPLLFEQEKQLENRASEPDYFEDTDSMEFDEDDDDFSELFEVDISKNSDSLLLEQTSSESSFVDIGESTRPTFPDTGLPRSSLSSDDEMLLSHDGGGRQEGVVLWLGQQDEIQRFEGDQMLCE
- a CDS encoding uncharacterized protein (ID:PFLUO_008153-T1.cds;~source:funannotate), with protein sequence MPGDDTQERSVSAPQSPDALEAQSLLSDDVEPSPPSNPPRLPSHGMRQSSIAQPTTDGQPRTPRTLNHVRFDIDDESAAAGDDQYSNGRAHSPDDELWLDDEDYELRDQGARGARHTGQTVPLLTDIEAPSVTLATSEDFFPEDHLENARPRSGMKMAFMNMANSIIGAGIIGQPYALRQAGMVMGIVLLTALTVTVDWTVRLIVVNSKLSGADSFQATMQYCFGKSGLIAISVAQWAFAFGGMVAFCIIVGDTIPHVMSALFPSLREMSVLWLLTDRRAVIVLFVLGISYPLSLYRDIAKLAKASALALVSMSVIVVTVITQGFRVPPDSRGEIKSHLIINSGFFQAVGVISFAFVCHHNSLLIYGSLKRPTLDRFTTVTHYSTGVSLIMCLAMGIAGFLSFGSKTQGNVLNNFPSNNILVNIARFCFGLNMLTTLPLEAFVCRSVMTTYYFPDEPFNMNRHIIFTTALVVSSVILALITCDLGSVFELIGATSAAALAYIFPPLCYIKLSSTSRRAKIPAYACVAFGLIVMGVSVVQAVAKIISSMPFPVVPAVSISTC
- a CDS encoding uncharacterized protein (ID:PFLUO_008154-T1.cds;~source:funannotate), which translates into the protein MDPEASERLRRLQLADLGTARRERISTAQDPRKQVPVHLAYIEATRESNITGTKAQRLAEENKGQLEEWKNLHKTVNDTGDVEDLNDILQAMSFFTLIVVAITRCLRRLSVVEAVSLVLEDEEFSMGPPTMELPPNHIHEPPMPQLHRSIWTLLLTPTTVLLLALIAVRGLSEEMAAKNEVMRAEGQFQSQPFDPPDLRITDYSRYVSTPQAFLDSIHSPAQPPNLSPATTNSPTQRSASVAIAPEAKRPPPSFRPEISIPVTVPVNPKAKVPKALAATTAPSAVPANATQLFSITVPSYPKTAEARATVHLPDMATATATTRSTPPSVPVEKEVFPAKQNTQMKYPVELLLAMQAKAEWRRQEALKATNPEDQSKDAMQHFIDGPFQGKKATSEYQATQGRKAEQQEKARAAEDQKAALSAKEQASRTSVDVLQRQVALLARAGAAQAPMTASRAGRAQRSDSEATSMDTSESVISYPKPMLSEEDNFPLPGSSGHLVDVEVESMPQSGLTEHVLSPALVDLTGLDFSTARLHDTVEKEPSIPATPSVSSEDTEQQRLSESVPDIEKMLDPRLVAMSKLVDEFLKQMNDYRREFETHVTKALSSPGRSHSTSQQIIATPEGSSPVIMHTSPGSPVQAPTTPIMTRADEITEMQKWLSQSGAISRDAAINHPSFSRYRSPVRIPSSGTDSPPEAQELPGTPSKTAFSANIPTFDTLRVSESPDRAPHTFDPVKKPEPAVKESTVKGPPVSETLPPVTSPKIKSPGVQTKKQVSWLNKSIYAAPGVPLYTGPPLYTAVNQPIDQPLGKVTEFGKTKVLGVAPFNPSARVASLSQRSHNIPARDLPMPDAPEQAELHQLTSASSGEPYQSKSSLPTVLGPKPFTIPRIKESKIGLSRLFQ
- a CDS encoding uncharacterized protein (ID:PFLUO_008151-T1.cds;~source:funannotate); the protein is MSETPKPLRYVDIGINLSDPVFRGKYHGKNAHEDDLSDVIQRARDVGCAKFMVTGSDLVESKHAIDIASKYPGFCYATVGVHPCQAKHFDKHPGGATKMLEELRTLAISSRDSGRAVAFGEIGLDYDRLFLSPMEPQLKYFEAQLDLAVELQMPLFLHSRAASEDFERLLAPRLAKLPKRGLVHSFTGTLEEMQRMVDLGLDVGINGCSMKTEENLEVVKAVPLDRLQIETDGPWCEIRPSHASAKFLDGAPEMPKSVKKEKWQKGCMVKGRNEPVAIARVAHVIAKVKGVTVEEVCEAAWNNSIRMFGLGEEAS
- a CDS encoding uncharacterized protein (ID:PFLUO_008155-T1.cds;~source:funannotate) encodes the protein MAPANGPERVASIMLSWHSLDLVSCTTLQTLWAGYGQICAITARALTNEAAKHLSVLCDVEPGVAGATYPLILKLISPPRQSGSAEDEDEIEDEGHLRKMLSYEVEQYFYSDVVPRLGDKVAVAKCLASTRGLRGEQEGAEELRGLMATIMVDLRVKFPVAGEKKSVLNSTQVCGALDWLAGFHGRSWGLLPPDSLEEYVLPPLEETARRQRAGRGDTIIGSRLWLNGGYTYLTTRRTEYASLAQDTCSEWCEALCSPASEGSCSSSLSIAEMAALFLTPRGRPIESYIHGDVKSENLFTTTNGEQVAFFDFQYVGLGLGVCDLAKLFTCSVPLHMLVDDAGHDHEPLPEKLTMREGEKRLLTRYHIHLLRNQDGGISYEWDTFRRHWETALVDWCRFQASWGFWGNTEWLGARVRSILSDQGWRDWLQQNIGSRDG